In Leptidea sinapis chromosome 21, ilLepSina1.1, whole genome shotgun sequence, the following proteins share a genomic window:
- the LOC126970421 gene encoding histidine-rich glycoprotein-like isoform X2, whose protein sequence is MFPQLKILILSIAVLSCEAHLRFLGDAVSNTHDAIHSAFHGFADAILGKHGPSKHEQPAKKEEIVIIIKDETNSNNRGPYGSGPPSYGQSPYGPPPNGQPPYYGPPPNGQLSYGPPPNGQPPYGPPPNGRPPYGHPPNGQPPYGPPPNGQPPYGPPPNGPPHNGRPHYGPPPSGPQYSHPPPPPHDYQNGDRPYYGQRPNNGPPQNFNNGYNQHGSYGNNQNDFNNGQATNEYSNNNQGNNNYNNQPNRDDYPNKIPNNGYENNNKFDKSSTKRPDSVLNEGNKGSNDNDNPTFIPLDEYTYNGDKNTSDPKRETNKNNEENEDDGTGVIDVRLKTK, encoded by the exons ATGTTTCCtcaattgaaaatattaatctTGTCCATAGCAGTTCTCAGTTGTGAAGCTCATTTAAGATTCCTCGGCGATGCAGTCTCTAATACTCATGATGCTATACACTCCGCATTTCATGGATTCGCTGATGCTATTCTTGGTAAGCATGGACCTTCAAAACATGAACAACCGgctaaaaaagaagaaattgtGATTATAATAAAGGATGAAACCAATTCAAATAATAGAGGGCCTTACGGCTCAGGCCCTCCCTCATATGGACAATCACCATATGGGCCTCCACCAAATGGACAACCACCATATTATGGGCCTCCACCAAATGGACAACTGTCATATGGGCCTCCACCAAATGGACAACCACCATATGGGCCTCCACCGAATGGACGACCACCATATGGGCATCCACCTAATGGACAACCACCTTATGGGCCTCCGCCGAATGGACAACCACCATATGGGCCTCCACCAAATGGACCTCCACATAACGGACGACCACATTACGGACCTCCACCCAGTGGACCGCAATATTCCCACCCACCACCGCCACCTCATGACTATCAAAATGGCGATAGACCGTATTACGGACAAAGACCCAACAATGGCCCGCCACAAAACTTTAACAACGGCTATAACCAACACGGAAGTTATGGCAATAATCAGAATGATTTTAATAACGGACAAGCTACGAATGAATATTCAAATAACAACCAag gtaacaataattacaataaccAACCCAATAGAGACGACTATCCAAACAAGATACCAAACAATGGTtatgaaaataacaataaatttgatAAGTCGAGCACCAAAAGACCTGATTCAGTTCTGAATGAAGGGAATAAGGGATCTAATGACAACGACAATCCTACCTTTATCCCACTTGATGAGTACACGTATAATGGGGACAAAAACACGTCAGATCCCAAACGtgaaaccaataaaaataacGAAGAGAATGAAGACGATGGTACTGGTGTTATAGATGTAAGACttaaaaccaaataa
- the LOC126970421 gene encoding histidine-rich glycoprotein-like isoform X1, whose product MFPQLKILILSIAVLSCEAHLRFLGDAVSNTHDAIHSAFHGFADAILGKHGPSKHEQPAKKEEIVIIIKDETNSNNRGPYGSGPPSYGQSPYGPPPNGQPPYYGPPPNGQLSYGPPPNGQPPYGPPPNGRPPYGHPPNGQPPYGPPPNGQPPYGPPPNGPPHNGRPHYGPPPSGPQYSHPPPPPHDYQNGDRPYYGQRPNNGPPQNFNNGYNQHGSYGNNQNDFNNGQATNEYSNNNQGNNNYNNQPKRDDYPNKNPNNGYENNNETDKWTTKRPDSVPNEGNKGSNDNDNPTFIPLDDYTYNGDKNTADPKRETNKKTEENEDDSDGSGLIDIRLKAK is encoded by the coding sequence ATGTTTCCtcaattgaaaatattaatctTGTCCATAGCAGTTCTCAGTTGTGAAGCTCATTTAAGATTCCTCGGCGATGCAGTCTCTAATACTCATGATGCTATACACTCCGCATTTCATGGATTCGCTGATGCTATTCTTGGTAAGCATGGACCTTCAAAACATGAACAACCGgctaaaaaagaagaaattgtGATTATAATAAAGGATGAAACCAATTCAAATAATAGAGGGCCTTACGGCTCAGGCCCTCCCTCATATGGACAATCACCATATGGGCCTCCACCAAATGGACAACCACCATATTATGGGCCTCCACCAAATGGACAACTGTCATATGGGCCTCCACCAAATGGACAACCACCATATGGGCCTCCACCGAATGGACGACCACCATATGGGCATCCACCTAATGGACAACCACCTTATGGGCCTCCGCCGAATGGACAACCACCATATGGGCCTCCACCAAATGGACCTCCACATAACGGACGACCACATTACGGACCTCCACCCAGTGGACCGCAATATTCCCACCCACCACCGCCACCTCATGACTATCAAAATGGCGATAGACCGTATTACGGACAAAGACCCAACAATGGCCCGCCACAAAACTTTAACAACGGCTATAACCAACACGGAAGTTATGGCAATAATCAGAATGATTTTAATAACGGACAAGCTACGAATGAATATTCAAATAACAACCAaggtaacaataattataataaccaaCCCAAAAGAGACGACTATCCAAACAAGAATCCAAACAATGGTTATGAAAATAACAATGAAACTGATAAGTGGACCACCAAAAGACCTGATTCAGTTCCGAATGAAGGGAATAAGGGATCTAATGACAACGACAATCCTACCTTTATTCCACTTGACGACTACACGTACAATGGAGACAAAAACACGGCAGATCCTAAGCGTGAAACCAATAAAAAAACAGAAGAGAATGAAGACGATTCAGATGGTAGTGGTCTTATAGATATAAGACTTAaagccaaataa
- the LOC126970421 gene encoding histidine-rich glycoprotein-like isoform X3, with amino-acid sequence MFPQLKILILSIAVLSCEAHLRFLGDAVSNTHDAIHSAFHGFADAILGKHGPSKHEQPAKKEEIVIIIKDETNSNNRGPYGSGPPSYGQSPYGPPPNGQPPYYGPPPNGQLSYGPPPNGQPPYGPPHNGRPHYGPPPSGPQYSHPPPPPHDYQNGDRPYYGQRPNNGPPQNFNNGYNQHGSYGNNQNDFNNGQATNEYSNNNQGNNNYNNQPKRDDYPNKNPNNGYENNNETDKWTTKRPDSVPNEGNKGSNDNDNPTFIPLDDYTYNGDKNTADPKRETNKKTEENEDDSDGSGLIDIRLKAK; translated from the exons ATGTTTCCtcaattgaaaatattaatctTGTCCATAGCAGTTCTCAGTTGTGAAGCTCATTTAAGATTCCTCGGCGATGCAGTCTCTAATACTCATGATGCTATACACTCCGCATTTCATGGATTCGCTGATGCTATTCTTGGTAAGCATGGACCTTCAAAACATGAACAACCGgctaaaaaagaagaaattgtGATTATAATAAAGGATGAAACCAATTCAAATAATAGAGGGCCTTACGGCTCAGGCCCTCCCTCATATGGACAATCACCATATGGGCCTCCACCAAATGGACAACCACCATATTATGGGCCTCCACCAAATGGACAACTGTCATATGGGCCTCCACCAAATGGACAACCACCATATGGGC CTCCACATAACGGACGACCACATTACGGACCTCCACCCAGTGGACCGCAATATTCCCACCCACCACCGCCACCTCATGACTATCAAAATGGCGATAGACCGTATTACGGACAAAGACCCAACAATGGCCCGCCACAAAACTTTAACAACGGCTATAACCAACACGGAAGTTATGGCAATAATCAGAATGATTTTAATAACGGACAAGCTACGAATGAATATTCAAATAACAACCAaggtaacaataattataataaccaaCCCAAAAGAGACGACTATCCAAACAAGAATCCAAACAATGGTTATGAAAATAACAATGAAACTGATAAGTGGACCACCAAAAGACCTGATTCAGTTCCGAATGAAGGGAATAAGGGATCTAATGACAACGACAATCCTACCTTTATTCCACTTGACGACTACACGTACAATGGAGACAAAAACACGGCAGATCCTAAGCGTGAAACCAATAAAAAAACAGAAGAGAATGAAGACGATTCAGATGGTAGTGGTCTTATAGATATAAGACTTAaagccaaataa